From the genome of Carassius auratus strain Wakin chromosome 24, ASM336829v1, whole genome shotgun sequence:
TTAACAGTATTTAGTTCATTGTTTAAATTAATCCTTTCTGGCTTTTTGCTATCACGAGTTTTACATCTGATTCACCTCTTATTTGCCTTCATCCCCtgcaatattaaaaaacatttctatcATTTCATCTTTAGTGTCTTCCATGTAGTCAAACGGCTGCTCTGCCATGATGTTCACCACCTCTGATGGTGGATGGAGCGGCTCTACACTAAAATCCAAGGGTAACGGCACGGAAAACTTCTTGCAGATGTTGTGCAGAACACAGCAGGCTTTGATGGTATATGCCACTGATTCAGATGACTGAATGGAGCCGATGTCACGCAGGCACTGGAAACGACTTTTCAAACTTCCAAAGACCTGCTGTGTACGCCCGTGTAGCTGAGCATGTGCATTGTTAAATCGCAGGGCTGCATTGCTTTTGATGCGAGAAGCCTCGACTGGTGTCAACACATGGCCACAACCATGCAGACTTCTGCTACCTGTGGAAAGATAAGAGGGGGAAGGGGCAATTGTAACCGTGAATTTGCTGAGAggagttaatttaaaataattaattgatttgTTTTACAGCATGGTATTGCAGGTCAGTTAGGTTTATTATTCAGAAGTGTTTGATAGTTGACTTCCATAACCGACCCACACAAAAATAGGCGTATTGGAAGTTACCTATCTGGGACTATGTATTTTCAGACGCTACGTAATATCATTGCACCTGCTGCACCCACTgtatggcagcaaagttccttgattattacaccggAATGAGAATGTAGTTCATAGCCATATTGGCCttgaaaatcacaacttttcattttccgttgtTCTTAGTACACAAAGTAAccacagaagagtcaagttttaccAGGAAATATAGAAACACTTTGGTCATTTTTTAGTGAGATGCTAACAGTCTCattagattcaatgatctatgctaagctaagctaaaactGCTATCGCCAGACCTAAAACTTACTCTGGGGAGTTGTAAAATGAGTCTATTTTCGAACAAAGTGGAgttaactgttcctttaatacaTAGTTCCTTTAAACTCTGTATTTGATATGGTTGACCACAACATCTTGATTTCCAGGTTGGACAGTTAGCTGTGTTGGGTTACAGGGCAGGGTGGTGAAATGgtttcaatctttttttaacaaacagaAGTTTTAGTGTTTCCATAGTTTGTCCTCACGCCCATTTGCTTGTGGGGTGCCACAGGGCTCGATTCAtgccccagttttttttttcctatatttATGCTACCAATGGATGCTATTTTTGAGAAATATGGAGTGTCCTTTCAACTATATGCAGATGACACAATGGCTGGCCACTGTTCGgttgtgtgttcacggtttgtgtgttcactgctgtgtgtgtgcactttggatgggttaaatgcagagcacgaattctgagtatgggtcaccatacttggctgtatttcactttcatattgtgttttgatgttttatggtttcttaattgttttattttagctgtgttatattgtttgcattaaaataaattgccagtaattttatatacatagaaccatttaaatgcaagtaaatggactactttaaaatttcaaataactttgtaaaaataaaatgtcaacataTGGGTGAAATAATTTTCCATTATCATTCAAGGTAAAAACAAACTCAGATCCATAATAACATCTAATGATTGTGGTTTTAAATATgataagatttgtttttatttatttgcttgttttatttgtattttttctttggcttatattaacttttttttttttacactttattttaaggtgcccTTGTTACACATATGTAcctactattataataacaacaatttatcacgcataattacatgcaaatcACCAtaatcctaaccatatagtaactaactgtaattaatattaatcagtacttaaaattataattacactgtaaacaggaaaccttaaaataaagtgtaaccacttTCCCCCCTCAGAAAGGTAAACGGAACGAAGTACGATACGTTTTAATCACGTTCACAGCTTACCAACAACCCAAGTGTGACCGTGTTGAAAGATGCTGAACTGTCTGCCAATGTCCGAGTTCTCCCAAATCGTGTGTTCAGGGGTTCCTCCGGGACAGCACTGCTCCAGACTCAACAGATTCCCGTCTACATCGAATATGACCTGCATCATGACTGAATGATAGCCCAGGGTGTTCATATACATGTGCTCCTCCCCAGGCGGAGGGCTCACCTTCACGTGCAGATACCCCAGCACTCCCACCACATGCGGGACGCCGCTCAGGTTCTTAAAGGCTTGAGCGGCACCCATGCGGTCGTTGTAGCTGTTCGGGAAAGTGATGAAATCGGGACTCGTGTCTGCTAAGAGTTTAGTAATGGTCTTCACCGCTTCGCCCGCTGCTGTCGGATCTATTCCCAACCGCTCGGTGATTTTACTGGAAAGAGACCCTTGTGCGTAGCAGGCAAGCGTGGCCAAAATGTTGGCTTCTGCGGAGGTCAGGCTGTGGCCGGACACAAACACGTCCTTCTTCATACGGGCCTGGATGAAATCGATGATGAACCGTAAACACTGTCGATTGAAATGTAAAGTCTGAGAAATAAAGAGATCATCCAGTTCGTCCAGGACACCGCGTGTCTCGGAGGCAGGGATGGGCTCACTGACGCTGGGCTGCTGCTCTTGTGTTGTGTTGCTGATGCTGGACGATGGGGAGCTGCTACACAGTCCGTTTGCGAATAAATCATCCTGGACAGCAAACCACAGCGCTCCAGCTAAAGACATTGTGAGCagctgaagaaaaataataaccttTAAACGTCTCCCTCTCggttatatttgtttaaaaagagATGTTTTCGTTTGACTGTCTTTTGTCTGGATTACAGTGGCGGGACGATACACCATCAGAATCTTCAGATAAATTGGTCCATTAAAAATCCAGTGTAACTGAGTGAAATAACGACCAAGCATTCCTCAGCCCAGCTCTTTTGCATTATGTCTCTATATATTATGTCTCTATATAGTTGACAGCAAGCCAATCTAATTTAAAAACCTACATTTTAACAGCAAAGAAATTACTTCGAAACGTGCCTGGGATCTTAGTGGCTAAACATCCGGGCCATGAGAATATtcgtttttttacatttcataataaaagtcccACTGGCAGATAAATGCAAAAGAACATTaactacaaatgtatttatttattacacagtATTTACTTTAACAAACTATTAGTttcattttctatatttgaatACACagcttattttttgtttgtttttcattaaaattaaaattttaaaattggaATTTTAACGAATTGCGTTTATTCTTGTGCTCCTGTGTTTAAAGgataaacataacaaaacatgttttatatttcacttttaaaaCCCATAGATAAtacaagataatatatatatttaaaactttgttCCTCCCTTCTTATGGTAAATTTCCTATTTTGTTAACATATTTGCTTCAACCAAGCAGAATGTTCCactaatttgtacatatttttggTCATCTAGGAAGACAGTGAAATTCTATTTGGATCCAATGCGAGGTCTATCTTTGGAGTGTTGTTAAACACACGTTTGTAATTTACTAGCATTTTCTGGGTGACTTTTGCTTTGGTATTCCGATCTAATAATTGTGCCATCATATGTCAACATGAAACAGTGAAGTTTGACACAATCTGCCACTATACACTAAGCAAAACAACATGGCTTTAACTTTATGGAGACTATCAGTTAATAATGCCTTTAGGAGGTCAGTTCACCACATGACTTTAAACTCAGTGAAAGGACAAAGATTTTACAGCACCACttcaaaagaagaaataaaaagcgCTGGCCCAGGTAAAGTATTATCCGAGGTTCCGGTTTTTATCAGTAGAGGTCAGTATAAACTTGAAAATTATgcgtcttttcttttcttttcttttcttttcttttcttttcttttcttttcttttcttttcttttcttttcttttcttttcttttcttttcttttcttttcttttcttttcttttcttttcttttctttaaaattatgcgtcttttcttttcttttcttttcttttcttttcttttcttttcttttcttttcttaagctgctttgaaacagtctATATCtcgtaaattaataaataaaattaacttgaCCGGATTTTAGTAAGTTTCttcttatcattattttatttgaatgcttgaaaaatacaatgataataataataataataataataacaattattatgcATTTCATTCTGTGATTGTGGTAGGTGCAAGTGGGACAGTGATATCTGAGAGGAGGGGTACAGTGATGCTCATTGGGATTAACCGTCCTGAAGCGCGTAATGCAGTAAATCCAGAGACTGCTCAGAGACTGACCGAGGAGCTGTCGGCCTTTGATCAGGACAAGAGCCTTAATGTGGCAGTGCTTTATGGAGTCGGTAAGTTCACTTACACACTGCACACTGCAAAGAAATAGTTTATACATGCACTTTTCCCTGATTCCCCATCCTCCCAACCTTTGACTAAGTGGGCAGCACATGGCTACAAGAGTCCTGTGTTATGTCAAAGCCTGTGATGACAATATTACCACACTGAAAACAATTACCCTAGGCCATCAAATTGCACACCctcaatataaataatttgttcaaCCTGGATCAACCATCTCTGCTCAAATTTCCCAAATCACTTTTATCACGATTCAAATGAGAGGTTTTGCTCTCAATGACACTCTAAACCTGGAGCTCGGCCAGAGGACTTTCTGCAGGTGAACTGAACACAGTAGATAACATTACATAGACGGCAACATTAAGAATGTGTGATGACAGTAATTGCTTGAGCTTTGAAGAGGTGGATGAGTGCAAGAGGTAATGATGGTCACACAAGAACTCCCTTATTTCACCAGGTTCAGGTCTGTGTTAACATACTTTATCTtaagcatttaaagggacattaAAATGCAATTGAGCACACATAATGTCACATACTGGTCTAGATTTTACTAGTCCATTAGGAAGCCATTACGAAAATTGCGTCCATGTTCACATTACagctaaattatgaataattgctTTTTTATTGCTTCGTTCAAGCTGTGATATGTTAAAGTACACTGAAGGACTGTTTTAACTTATAACTTTTCtctgaaataaatgataatttgaaagtttaaaataattccTGTAGTTAGCATGGATGCCCtcgtgaaaaagaagtgtgcttaattgtggTAAATGGACATTTGGAGTGTACTTCAAAGTATATAAAAACCCTGTATTGTATaacataaatttttatataataaaataaaagaacactTAAATTTATTCAAAAAGAGAATACTTTaataacttttctttacacaCTTAAGTAAACAAAAGTGCACGTTTGAATAATGGCAAATTAAACACTCTACTTTAAAGTAAACTTAAAATCGttgaagtacacttattttgactAATATAGCTAAGGACATGTATGAATAATTgtaactgtagtgtgttatttaacaatacatatactgtatgtaacacTATATAtcattgttacagtgtaattacacaaataataattacaaatatttacttattatatGTTTAAGGGCTGGTTTAGTATTAATTACTTGTGATTATGAGTAATTTATTACCATAGTAAATACATGcaacatttttaacaataaactaaagtgttacctaaaagtTAATAGCctatacttttaatttattaaattgcaacataattctaaattaaaacgttgtaatatataatttacattagaAATGaaatcttcagaaattattctgaaaGTTCTgattt
Proteins encoded in this window:
- the LOC113042182 gene encoding putative nuclease HARBI1, which translates into the protein MSLAGALWFAVQDDLFANGLCSSSPSSSISNTTQEQQPSVSEPIPASETRGVLDELDDLFISQTLHFNRQCLRFIIDFIQARMKKDVFVSGHSLTSAEANILATLACYAQGSLSSKITERLGIDPTAAGEAVKTITKLLADTSPDFITFPNSYNDRMGAAQAFKNLSGVPHVVGVLGYLHVKVSPPPGEEHMYMNTLGYHSVMMQVIFDVDGNLLSLEQCCPGGTPEHTIWENSDIGRQFSIFQHGHTWVVGSRSLHGCGHVLTPVEASRIKSNAALRFNNAHAQLHGRTQQVFGSLKSRFQCLRDIGSIQSSESVAYTIKACCVLHNICKKFSVPLPLDFSVEPLHPPSEVVNIMAEQPFDYMEDTKDEMIEMFFNIAGDEGK